In the genome of Telluria beijingensis, one region contains:
- a CDS encoding N-acetylmuramoyl-L-alanine amidase, which yields MPRSSRTPSAAPAARVTPTSSRRRVLLKAGGTLLLSVIPLSASAREILAVRVWPAPDYTRVTLENDTDLKAEHFLIPDPPRLVVDIDGLALSPTLKSLVAKIEANDPYIKQVRVGQNRPNVVRLVFDLKAEIKPQVFTLAPVAGYQHRLVFDLYPATPVDPIAALIEQGDWSPGPTTTLAADQPALGDPVAGTPVAGAPAAPNPVTGTPPVQIPVPPPAVPPTQPNAGPDAIAKLEAEMSGLKGTAPMVAVQPPPAKATAPAPAQKVARMITIALDPGHGGEDPGAIGAKGSREKDIVLAVAKRLKAKLEQMPNTRVMLTRDGDYFVPLGTRVQKARKVQADLFVSIHADAWISPTARGSSVFVLSEKGASSSAARWLANDQNKADLIGGANLTGTADKHLASVLFDLSTTAQINDSLKLGKAVLKEIGGINRLHKASVEQAGFAVLKAPDIPSILVETAFISNPQEEARLNDNVYQDQLANAITNGIRRYFADNPPMAKSRQT from the coding sequence ATGCCTCGATCGTCTCGCACCCCTTCTGCCGCCCCAGCCGCCCGCGTGACACCAACGTCCTCGCGCCGCCGTGTCCTGCTCAAGGCCGGCGGCACGCTGCTGCTGTCCGTCATCCCGCTCTCCGCCAGCGCCAGGGAAATCCTGGCGGTGCGCGTCTGGCCCGCTCCCGACTATACCCGGGTGACGCTGGAAAACGATACCGACCTCAAGGCCGAACACTTCCTGATCCCCGATCCGCCGCGCCTGGTTGTCGATATCGACGGCCTCGCGCTGAGCCCCACGCTCAAGAGCCTGGTGGCCAAGATCGAAGCCAACGACCCGTACATCAAGCAGGTGCGGGTCGGCCAGAACCGGCCCAATGTCGTGCGCCTGGTGTTCGACCTGAAGGCCGAGATCAAGCCCCAGGTGTTTACCTTGGCCCCGGTGGCCGGCTACCAGCACCGCCTGGTATTCGACCTGTATCCGGCCACCCCGGTCGACCCGATCGCGGCCCTGATCGAACAGGGCGACTGGAGCCCGGGCCCGACCACGACCCTGGCGGCCGACCAGCCGGCGCTGGGCGATCCGGTCGCCGGCACGCCGGTGGCCGGCGCGCCGGCCGCGCCGAATCCCGTCACCGGCACGCCTCCGGTACAGATTCCCGTGCCGCCGCCGGCCGTGCCGCCCACCCAGCCGAATGCCGGCCCGGATGCGATCGCCAAGCTGGAAGCCGAGATGTCGGGCCTGAAGGGCACGGCGCCCATGGTGGCGGTGCAGCCGCCGCCGGCCAAGGCGACCGCCCCGGCGCCGGCCCAGAAAGTGGCGCGCATGATCACCATCGCGCTCGATCCGGGCCATGGCGGCGAGGATCCGGGCGCGATCGGCGCCAAGGGCAGCCGCGAGAAGGACATCGTGCTGGCGGTGGCCAAGCGCCTCAAGGCCAAGCTCGAGCAGATGCCGAATACCCGGGTGATGCTGACCCGCGACGGCGATTATTTCGTGCCGCTGGGCACCCGCGTGCAAAAGGCGCGCAAGGTGCAGGCCGACCTGTTCGTCTCGATCCACGCCGACGCCTGGATTTCGCCGACGGCGCGCGGCTCGTCGGTGTTCGTGCTGTCGGAAAAAGGCGCCAGCTCGAGCGCGGCGCGCTGGCTGGCCAACGACCAGAACAAGGCCGACCTGATCGGCGGCGCCAACCTGACCGGCACGGCCGACAAGCACCTGGCCAGCGTGCTGTTCGACCTGTCGACCACGGCCCAGATCAACGACAGCCTCAAGCTGGGCAAGGCCGTGCTGAAGGAAATCGGCGGCATCAACCGCCTGCACAAGGCCTCGGTCGAGCAGGCCGGCTTCGCGGTGCTGAAGGCGCCCGACATTCCGTCCATCCTGGTCGAGACCGCCTTCATCTCGAACCCGCAGGAAGAAGCGCGCCTGAACGACAACGTCTACCAGGACCAGCTGGCCAATGCGATCACGAATGGCATCCGCCGCTATTTCGCCGACAACCCGCCCATGGCCAAGAGCCGCCAGACCTGA
- the tsaE gene encoding tRNA (adenosine(37)-N6)-threonylcarbamoyltransferase complex ATPase subunit type 1 TsaE, whose product MQPYLSHLQRHLPDESATAALGAALARALQPGLVIYLHGDLGAGKTALTRALLQAAGHTGTVKSPTYTLSEPYRVMLDGKQLNVIHYDLYRMASPEEFLDAGFREDFDGRNVCIVEWPEKGEPVLPPPDLRVLLNVSGPGRDVELQALSELGLLCLDRLAPLLPPQPPA is encoded by the coding sequence ATGCAGCCCTATCTATCCCATTTGCAGCGCCATCTGCCGGACGAATCCGCCACCGCCGCCCTCGGCGCCGCCCTGGCGCGCGCCTTGCAGCCGGGCCTGGTGATCTACCTGCATGGCGACCTGGGCGCCGGCAAGACCGCCCTCACCCGCGCGCTGCTGCAGGCGGCCGGCCACACGGGCACGGTGAAAAGCCCGACGTATACCTTGTCGGAACCCTATCGGGTGATGCTTGACGGCAAGCAGTTAAACGTCATCCACTACGACCTGTACCGGATGGCGAGCCCGGAAGAATTCCTGGATGCGGGCTTTCGCGAAGACTTCGACGGGCGCAATGTGTGCATCGTCGAGTGGCCGGAAAAAGGCGAACCGGTGTTGCCGCCGCCCGACTTGCGTGTCTTGCTCAACGTTAGCGGGCCCGGCCGTGATGTAGAATTGCAGGCGTTGTCCGAATTAGGCCTGCTATGCCTCGATCGTCTCGCACCCCTTCTGCCGCCCCAGCCGCCCGCGTGA
- the queG gene encoding tRNA epoxyqueuosine(34) reductase QueG has translation MSISPNPSANLPQLARAIKAWGKELGFADVRIADVDLGHLEAGLQAWLDAGYHGEMDYMASHGMKRARPAELVPGTVRAIVARMDYLPATRDEDWRAQERLRQQDPDAAVVSVYARGRDYHKVLRNRLQSLAGKIQEAIGPFGFRVFTDSAPVMELPLAEKAGLGWRGKHTLLLSRAAGSTFFIGEILVDLPLPIDPPTGQHCGQCQSCIDLCPTQAILGPGKLDARRCISYLTIELKSSIPEDMRPLIGNRIYGCDDCQVACPWNKFAQRAAVPDFDERNSLGAGDLVGLFAWDEEEFNRRMEGSPIRRIGHERWLRNLAVGLGNAAEKKRGDAAIVAALQSRRDHPSELVREHVAWALARHAA, from the coding sequence ATGTCCATTTCCCCCAATCCCTCCGCCAACCTGCCCCAGCTTGCGCGCGCCATCAAGGCGTGGGGCAAGGAACTGGGCTTTGCCGACGTGCGCATCGCCGACGTCGACCTGGGCCACCTGGAGGCCGGCCTGCAAGCCTGGCTGGACGCGGGTTACCACGGCGAGATGGATTATATGGCAAGCCATGGCATGAAGCGTGCCCGTCCCGCCGAACTGGTGCCGGGCACGGTGCGCGCTATCGTGGCGCGCATGGACTACCTGCCCGCCACCCGCGATGAAGACTGGCGCGCGCAGGAGCGCCTGCGCCAGCAGGATCCGGATGCCGCCGTGGTCTCGGTCTATGCCCGCGGCCGCGATTATCACAAGGTCTTGCGCAACCGCCTGCAATCGCTGGCCGGAAAAATCCAGGAAGCGATCGGCCCGTTCGGCTTTCGCGTGTTCACCGATTCGGCGCCGGTAATGGAATTGCCGCTGGCCGAAAAGGCCGGCCTCGGCTGGCGCGGCAAGCACACCCTGCTGCTGTCGCGCGCGGCCGGGTCGACCTTTTTTATTGGCGAAATCCTGGTCGACCTGCCGCTGCCGATCGACCCGCCCACCGGCCAGCATTGCGGCCAATGTCAGTCCTGCATCGACCTGTGCCCGACGCAGGCGATCCTGGGGCCGGGTAAGCTCGATGCGCGGCGCTGCATTTCCTACCTGACGATCGAGCTCAAAAGCAGTATTCCGGAAGACATGCGGCCGCTGATCGGCAACCGCATCTACGGTTGCGACGATTGCCAGGTGGCCTGTCCGTGGAACAAGTTCGCACAGCGGGCGGCGGTGCCCGATTTCGATGAGCGCAACAGCCTGGGCGCCGGCGACCTGGTCGGCCTGTTCGCCTGGGACGAAGAAGAATTCAACCGCCGCATGGAAGGTAGCCCGATCCGCCGGATCGGCCACGAGCGCTGGCTGCGCAACCTGGCGGTGGGTTTGGGAAATGCCGCTGAGAAAAAGCGTGGGGATGCGGCCATCGTGGCTGCCTTGCAATCCCGGCGCGACCATCCTTCGGAACTGGTGCGCGAACACGTCGCCTGGGCCCTGGCGCGCCACGCCGCCTGA
- a CDS encoding DUF3052 family protein, whose product MNEKTVADKMFLRTAKSMLVLNGQANPTVAAQMPADIVKEGDGPFDVILMFCMHRKDLEHYLEIARQKLGEKGSLWIAYLKQTASKATDINRDSINAYAKENGITGVAMISIDGDWSALRLKRIEV is encoded by the coding sequence ATGAACGAAAAGACAGTTGCAGACAAGATGTTTTTACGAACGGCGAAGTCGATGCTGGTGCTCAACGGCCAGGCCAATCCGACCGTGGCGGCCCAGATGCCGGCCGACATCGTCAAGGAAGGCGACGGCCCCTTCGACGTGATCCTGATGTTCTGCATGCACCGCAAGGACCTCGAACATTACCTGGAAATCGCCAGACAGAAGCTGGGCGAGAAGGGCTCGCTGTGGATTGCCTATCTCAAGCAGACGGCCTCCAAGGCCACCGACATCAACCGCGATTCCATCAATGCCTATGCCAAGGAAAACGGCATCACCGGCGTGGCGATGATCTCGATCGACGGCGACTGGTCGGCACTGCGCCTGAAGCGCATCGAGGTCTGA
- a CDS encoding response regulator transcription factor translates to MLHIVDDEEVIRDSLAWLAQSRCLPARGYAGGQEFLDALQDLDVSGDCVLLDVRMPGMNGIAVFDDLIRRGLLPRLPVIFLTGHGDVPMAVDSLKRGAFDFFEKPFNDNQLMDRVEEALAASRKAAASAGVQARLATLSAREREVLDLILAGMMNKVVADKLGISMRTVEVHRAHIFDKMQVKTAVELAGLLK, encoded by the coding sequence ATGCTGCACATCGTCGACGACGAAGAAGTCATTCGCGATTCGCTCGCCTGGCTGGCGCAATCGCGCTGCCTGCCGGCGCGCGGCTACGCTGGCGGCCAGGAATTCCTCGACGCCCTGCAAGACCTCGATGTCAGCGGCGACTGCGTGCTGCTCGACGTGCGCATGCCCGGCATGAACGGCATCGCCGTGTTCGACGACCTGATCAGGCGTGGCCTGCTGCCGCGCCTGCCCGTGATTTTTCTCACCGGCCACGGCGACGTGCCGATGGCGGTCGATTCGCTCAAGCGCGGCGCTTTCGATTTCTTCGAGAAACCGTTCAACGACAACCAGTTGATGGACCGGGTCGAGGAAGCCCTGGCCGCCTCGCGCAAGGCGGCCGCCTCGGCCGGCGTGCAGGCGCGCCTGGCCACGCTGTCGGCGCGCGAGCGCGAAGTGCTCGACCTGATCCTCGCAGGCATGATGAACAAGGTGGTGGCCGATAAACTGGGCATCAGCATGCGGACCGTCGAGGTGCATCGCGCGCATATCTTCGACAAGATGCAGGTAAAAACCGCGGTCGAGCTCGCGGGCCTGCTGAAATAG
- a CDS encoding PAS domain S-box protein, with amino-acid sequence MKIPFAQPLSEPRARTRAWRFWRWLVPMLLVLLFLAVLIWLPWQARQMESTDRQEQLIADTLWVEQTLRFELARSEEALAALGADLVVAPLPPEKLQARFRQMFVNGPELVRVVWSDADGALQASHGADLPAAGLPDTTALAGEMARSIRRGRYSEPYGATTSSHGLIDFYLPLFRNGEFAGSLVATYSLQVLLDETVPWWFAQDNALALVDRDERTVARRAAGGPGRGVYTHRRELDLPGAQLVLATDSVKRAPQLLPNLLVGSVIVLALGLLMSLAALWRHISRTLAAESALRQQMAFRTAMENSLLTGLRARDLEGRVTYVNRAFCQIVGHPPEELIGKKPPMAYWAPEATAEYEERFQGILSGKVTPQFETVFQRPDGTRVPVLVFEAPLVDVDGRHTGWMSSVLDITDRKRVEELNRQQEEKLQASARLATMGELSSMLAHELNQPLAAISSYTVGALNMLERAAGQGEEVKPGMLRHALEQARQQAQRAGQIIRSVHEFVKKREPLRQEVTIRSVIASVHALIELQARQAGVALRVQLPPGLPPVLADRVLLEQVLLNLTRNAIQAMQDTVPDQRVLRIEAQHVDGQVAVSVIDRGHGISPEVAERLFSPFYSTRAEGMGMGLSICRTAIEFHGGTLSHAPHPAGGTVFTFSLPAQAASRALG; translated from the coding sequence ATGAAAATTCCGTTTGCCCAGCCCCTGTCGGAACCCCGCGCGCGCACCCGCGCCTGGCGGTTCTGGCGCTGGCTGGTGCCGATGCTGCTGGTGCTGCTGTTCCTCGCGGTGCTGATCTGGCTGCCCTGGCAGGCGCGCCAGATGGAAAGCACCGACCGGCAAGAGCAATTGATCGCGGACACGCTGTGGGTCGAGCAGACCTTGCGCTTCGAGCTGGCGCGCAGCGAGGAAGCCCTGGCCGCGCTCGGCGCCGACCTGGTGGTCGCGCCGCTGCCGCCGGAAAAATTGCAGGCGCGCTTCCGCCAGATGTTCGTCAACGGTCCGGAACTGGTGCGCGTGGTCTGGAGCGATGCCGATGGCGCGCTGCAGGCCAGCCACGGCGCCGACCTGCCGGCCGCCGGCCTGCCCGACACCACGGCGCTGGCCGGCGAGATGGCGCGCTCGATCCGCCGCGGCCGCTACAGCGAACCGTATGGCGCGACCACGTCGAGCCATGGGCTGATCGACTTCTACCTGCCCCTGTTCCGCAACGGTGAATTCGCGGGCAGCCTGGTCGCGACCTACAGCCTGCAGGTGCTGCTCGACGAAACCGTGCCCTGGTGGTTCGCCCAGGACAATGCCCTGGCCCTCGTCGACCGCGACGAGCGGACGGTGGCGCGGCGCGCCGCCGGCGGTCCGGGCCGTGGCGTCTACACCCACCGACGCGAACTCGACCTGCCCGGCGCCCAGCTGGTGCTGGCCACCGACAGCGTCAAGCGCGCGCCGCAGCTGCTGCCGAACCTGCTGGTGGGATCGGTGATCGTGCTGGCCCTGGGCCTGTTAATGAGCCTGGCCGCGCTGTGGCGCCACATCTCGCGCACCCTGGCCGCGGAAAGCGCGCTGCGCCAGCAGATGGCGTTTCGCACGGCCATGGAAAACTCGCTGCTCACCGGCCTGCGCGCGCGCGACCTGGAAGGCCGCGTCACCTATGTGAACCGGGCGTTCTGCCAGATCGTCGGCCACCCGCCCGAGGAATTGATCGGCAAGAAGCCGCCGATGGCCTACTGGGCGCCGGAAGCGACGGCGGAATATGAGGAGCGCTTCCAGGGCATCCTGTCGGGCAAGGTCACGCCGCAATTCGAGACCGTGTTCCAGCGGCCGGACGGCACCCGGGTGCCGGTGCTGGTGTTCGAGGCGCCGCTGGTGGACGTCGATGGCCGCCATACCGGCTGGATGAGCTCGGTGCTCGACATCACCGACCGCAAGCGGGTGGAAGAACTCAACCGCCAGCAGGAAGAAAAACTGCAGGCCAGCGCGCGCCTGGCCACCATGGGCGAGCTGTCGTCGATGCTGGCGCATGAGCTGAACCAGCCGCTGGCGGCCATTTCGAGCTATACGGTGGGCGCCCTGAACATGCTCGAACGCGCCGCCGGCCAGGGCGAAGAAGTCAAGCCGGGCATGTTGCGCCATGCGCTGGAACAGGCGCGCCAGCAGGCCCAGCGCGCCGGACAGATCATCCGCAGCGTGCACGAGTTCGTCAAGAAGCGCGAACCGCTGCGGCAAGAGGTGACGATCCGCAGCGTGATCGCCAGCGTGCACGCGCTGATCGAATTGCAGGCGCGCCAGGCCGGTGTCGCCCTGCGCGTGCAATTGCCGCCCGGCTTGCCGCCGGTGCTGGCCGACCGCGTGCTGCTGGAGCAGGTGCTGCTCAACCTCACCCGCAACGCGATCCAGGCCATGCAGGATACCGTGCCGGACCAGCGCGTGCTGCGCATCGAGGCCCAGCACGTCGACGGCCAGGTGGCGGTGTCGGTGATCGACCGCGGCCACGGCATCTCGCCCGAAGTGGCCGAGCGCCTGTTCTCGCCGTTCTACTCGACCCGGGCCGAGGGCATGGGGATGGGGTTGTCGATCTGCCGCACCGCGATCGAGTTCCATGGCGGCACCTTGAGCCATGCGCCGCACCCGGCCGGCGGCACCGTGTTCACGTTTTCGCTGCCCGCCCAAGCGGCAAGCCGGGCGCTGGGCTAG
- a CDS encoding TRAP transporter substrate-binding protein: protein MQIKPLAAKLFFVLAAAASSSAWAQGPIVIKFSHVVAPDTPKGRAAERFKELAEQMTNGQVRVEVYPNSQLYKDREELEALQLGAVQMLAPSLAKFSPLGVREFEAFDLPYIFPDKAALYKVTEGRIGRGLLRKLEEKGITGLAFWDNGFKIMSANQPLTSPKDFAGLRMRIQASKVLDAQMRVLGAQPMTLAFSEAAPALRDGVVEGTENTPSNMYTQRMHEMQTHLTVSNHGYLGYAVIVNKKFWDGLPAATRNTLARAMREATVYEKKIAQRANDDAMEAIRQAGTTVIHTLTPAQQAEWRRAMQPVVGQMESRIGKDTVRAILREVGR, encoded by the coding sequence ATGCAGATCAAACCACTGGCCGCCAAGCTGTTCTTCGTCCTGGCGGCGGCCGCGAGTTCCAGTGCCTGGGCACAGGGACCGATCGTCATCAAGTTCAGCCACGTGGTGGCGCCCGATACCCCCAAGGGCCGGGCGGCCGAGCGTTTCAAGGAGTTGGCCGAGCAGATGACGAACGGCCAGGTCAGGGTGGAAGTGTATCCCAACAGCCAGTTGTACAAGGACCGCGAGGAACTGGAGGCGCTGCAACTGGGCGCGGTGCAGATGCTGGCGCCGTCGCTGGCCAAGTTCTCGCCGCTGGGCGTGCGCGAATTCGAAGCCTTCGACCTGCCCTATATTTTCCCGGACAAGGCGGCGCTGTACAAAGTGACCGAAGGCAGGATCGGCCGCGGCCTGCTGCGCAAGCTCGAGGAGAAGGGGATCACCGGGCTGGCATTCTGGGACAACGGCTTCAAGATCATGTCGGCCAACCAACCCTTGACCTCGCCCAAGGATTTCGCGGGATTGCGCATGCGTATCCAGGCGTCCAAGGTACTGGACGCGCAAATGCGCGTGTTGGGCGCCCAGCCGATGACGCTGGCGTTTTCCGAAGCCGCGCCCGCCCTGCGCGACGGGGTGGTGGAGGGTACCGAGAACACGCCGTCGAATATGTACACCCAGCGCATGCACGAGATGCAAACCCATCTCACGGTGTCCAACCACGGCTATCTGGGCTATGCGGTCATCGTCAACAAGAAATTCTGGGATGGCTTGCCGGCCGCGACCCGCAACACCCTGGCGCGCGCGATGCGCGAGGCAACGGTCTACGAGAAAAAAATCGCCCAGCGCGCCAACGACGACGCCATGGAAGCCATCCGGCAGGCCGGCACCACGGTCATCCATACCCTGACGCCGGCCCAGCAGGCCGAATGGCGGCGCGCCATGCAGCCGGTAGTGGGGCAGATGGAGAGCCGGATCGGCAAGGACACCGTGCGCGCGATCCTGCGCGAAGTGGGGCGCTGA
- a CDS encoding methylated-DNA--[protein]-cysteine S-methyltransferase, translating to MKTDPASQLFNAIVPAPFGALGVRTADERLREVVYLPPSFAEKSADSAIAERSAQQLARYLLDPDFAFDLPLAEAGTDFQRKVWQAIGAIPRGAVRTYGHLAKEIGSHPRAVGQACGANWFPLVIPCHRVTAAGGLGGFSNQNDENGFHLSVKRWLLRHEGATASPWQQQSIWP from the coding sequence ATGAAGACCGATCCAGCCAGCCAATTATTCAACGCCATCGTACCCGCCCCCTTCGGTGCGCTGGGCGTGCGCACTGCCGACGAGCGGCTGCGCGAAGTGGTCTACCTGCCGCCGTCGTTCGCCGAAAAAAGCGCGGACAGCGCCATCGCCGAGCGCAGCGCGCAGCAGCTCGCCCGCTACCTGCTCGATCCTGACTTCGCATTCGACCTGCCGCTGGCGGAAGCCGGCACCGACTTCCAGCGCAAGGTGTGGCAGGCGATCGGCGCCATCCCGCGCGGCGCCGTGCGCACCTATGGCCACCTGGCCAAGGAGATCGGCTCGCATCCGCGCGCCGTCGGCCAGGCCTGCGGCGCCAACTGGTTCCCCCTGGTCATTCCCTGCCACCGGGTGACAGCAGCCGGCGGACTGGGCGGCTTTTCGAACCAGAACGACGAAAATGGTTTTCATTTGTCCGTCAAGCGCTGGCTGCTGCGGCACGAAGGCGCCACCGCTTCGCCATGGCAGCAACAGTCGATCTGGCCCTGA
- the xerD gene encoding site-specific tyrosine recombinase XerD has protein sequence MAATVDLALIDEFCDTLWLEQGLAKNSLDAYRRDLRLFAGWLAAKRPGRGLLAVAADDLAAYFADRHPESRPSTANRRLSVFKRFYGLALRRGQVATDPCLKLASARQPTRFVHTLTEDQVEALLKAPDVATPLGLRERTMLELMYASGLRVSELVALKLVEVSLNDGVLRVTGKGSKTRLVPFGEEARRWLERYLKDARGIILNGQVDDALFVTGRGGPMTRQMFWILIKKHAQKAGVTGPLSPHTLRHAFATHLLNHGADLRVVQLLLGHADISTTQIYTHVARERLKRLHAQHHPRG, from the coding sequence ATGGCAGCAACAGTCGATCTGGCCCTGATCGACGAGTTCTGCGACACGCTCTGGCTGGAACAGGGCCTGGCGAAGAACTCGCTCGACGCCTACCGGCGCGACCTGCGCCTGTTCGCCGGCTGGCTGGCCGCGAAGCGGCCCGGCCGCGGCCTGCTGGCGGTGGCGGCGGACGACCTGGCCGCCTATTTCGCCGACCGCCATCCGGAATCGCGCCCCAGCACGGCCAACCGCCGGCTGTCGGTGTTCAAGCGCTTCTATGGCCTGGCGCTGCGCCGCGGGCAGGTCGCGACCGACCCCTGCCTCAAGCTGGCATCGGCGCGCCAGCCGACCCGCTTCGTGCATACGCTGACCGAGGACCAGGTCGAGGCCTTGCTGAAAGCTCCGGATGTTGCCACGCCGCTGGGTTTGCGCGAGCGCACGATGCTCGAGCTGATGTATGCCAGCGGCTTGCGGGTCTCGGAACTGGTGGCCCTCAAACTGGTCGAAGTGAGCTTGAACGATGGCGTGCTGCGGGTGACGGGCAAGGGCAGCAAGACGCGCCTGGTGCCTTTCGGCGAAGAGGCGCGGCGCTGGCTGGAACGCTACCTCAAGGACGCGCGCGGCATCATCCTGAATGGCCAGGTCGACGACGCCCTGTTCGTCACCGGCCGCGGCGGCCCCATGACGCGCCAGATGTTCTGGATCCTGATCAAGAAACATGCGCAGAAGGCCGGCGTCACGGGGCCGCTGTCGCCGCACACGCTGCGCCACGCCTTCGCCACCCATTTATTGAACCACGGCGCCGATCTGCGCGTGGTGCAATTGCTGTTGGGGCACGCCGATATTTCGACGACCCAGATCTATACCCACGTCGCGCGCGAGCGCCTGAAACGCCTGCACGCCCAGCATCATCCGCGTGGTTAG